A genomic segment from Desulfovibrio aminophilus DSM 12254 encodes:
- a CDS encoding TraR/DksA family transcriptional regulator — translation MTAEQLSRLREIVEDEIREIRQALDAWRACNGLDENGDRRVEDCASRVVYIGWKEKTEGRLTELRLLLDRMDEDEFGICEECGEDIPWRRLELLPATTHCTRCMTRLESAAHGA, via the coding sequence ATGACCGCGGAACAGTTGTCGAGATTGCGAGAAATCGTGGAGGACGAGATTCGGGAGATCCGGCAGGCGCTGGATGCCTGGAGGGCCTGCAACGGGCTGGACGAGAACGGTGATCGCCGGGTGGAGGACTGCGCCTCGCGCGTGGTCTACATCGGCTGGAAGGAGAAGACGGAAGGCCGCCTGACCGAGCTGCGCCTTCTCTTGGACCGCATGGACGAGGACGAGTTCGGCATATGCGAGGAATGCGGCGAGGACATTCCCTGGAGACGGCTGGAGCTTCTGCCCGCCACCACCCATTGCACACGCTGCATGACGCGCTTGGAGTCCGCCGCGCACGGGGCATGA
- a CDS encoding IMP cyclohydrolase, translating to MSDLKKMYSTLQQDPFPAEMRLTLGDQELVFHKRTWRIGDETLGLRYGENPDQPAALYELKEGGLSVGGVAFRGPGKGLVSALTEEHMIQSGKHPGKINLTDVDNGLNILQYLSAKPAAVILKHNNPCGAAWSDEGLAVALERAHMSDRIAAFGGAIVVNRPLDKATAEHIDSAYFEVVAAPDYESGAVDILKKRKNLRILRIPGIADLAGLSREPFLDVKSLMDGGVVLQFSFRNRILDAADFIPATAEKDGNHFAARKPTKAEAEDLLFAWAVEAGVTSNSILMVRDGVTTAIGTGEQDRVGCVDLTIAKAHTKYADLLAFRELNLSIYELRLKGRDDKALAQKLADIEARASEARGGLPGSAAVSDGFFPFRDGVDLLIASGVTAIAQPGGSIRDFEVIQAVNEAAPQVAMVFTGQRSFRH from the coding sequence ATGAGCGACCTCAAAAAGATGTACTCCACCCTGCAGCAGGATCCCTTTCCCGCGGAGATGCGCCTGACCCTCGGGGACCAGGAACTGGTCTTCCACAAGCGCACCTGGCGCATCGGCGACGAAACCCTGGGCCTGCGTTACGGCGAGAACCCGGACCAGCCCGCCGCGCTCTATGAACTCAAGGAAGGCGGACTCTCCGTGGGCGGTGTGGCCTTCCGGGGTCCGGGCAAGGGTCTGGTCTCCGCTCTCACCGAGGAGCACATGATCCAGTCCGGCAAGCACCCGGGCAAGATCAACCTCACGGACGTGGACAACGGTCTGAACATCCTCCAGTACCTTTCGGCCAAGCCCGCCGCCGTGATCCTCAAGCACAACAACCCCTGCGGCGCGGCCTGGAGCGATGAGGGCCTGGCCGTCGCCCTGGAGCGGGCCCACATGTCCGACCGCATCGCGGCCTTCGGCGGGGCCATCGTGGTCAACCGTCCCTTGGACAAGGCCACCGCCGAACACATCGACTCGGCCTACTTCGAGGTGGTGGCGGCCCCGGACTACGAGTCCGGCGCGGTGGACATCCTCAAGAAGCGCAAGAACCTGCGCATTCTGCGCATTCCCGGCATCGCGGATCTGGCCGGGCTCTCCCGCGAGCCCTTCCTGGACGTGAAGTCCCTCATGGACGGCGGGGTCGTGCTCCAGTTCTCCTTCCGCAACCGCATCCTGGACGCCGCCGACTTCATCCCGGCCACGGCCGAGAAGGACGGCAACCACTTCGCGGCGCGCAAGCCCACCAAGGCCGAGGCCGAGGATCTGCTCTTCGCCTGGGCCGTGGAGGCGGGCGTGACCTCCAATTCCATCCTCATGGTCCGCGACGGAGTGACCACGGCCATCGGCACGGGCGAACAGGACCGCGTGGGCTGCGTGGACCTGACCATCGCCAAGGCCCACACCAAGTACGCCGACCTGCTGGCCTTCCGGGAACTGAACCTGTCCATCTACGAGTTGCGGCTCAAGGGCCGCGATGACAAGGCCCTGGCCCAAAAGCTGGCCGACATCGAGGCCCGCGCCAGTGAGGCCCGGGGCGGCCTGCCCGGTTCCGCGGCCGTGTCCGATGGATTCTTCCCCTTCCGCGACGGCGTGGACCTGCTCATCGCCTCCGGTGTCACCGCCATCGCCCAGCCCGGCGGCTCCATCCGGGACTTCGAGGTCATCCAGGCCGTGAACGAAGCCGCCCCCCAGGTGGCCATGGTCTTCACCGGCCAGCGTTCCTTCCGCCACTAG
- a CDS encoding adenylosuccinate synthase, which yields MSNIVVFGSQWGDEGKGKIVDMLAEKAAAIVRFQGGNNAGHTLVVGGDKCILHLIPSGILHPGKVCLIGNGVVLDPEVFCREIDTLAAKGVDVTPRRLMISKKTHVIMPYHRRMDGCREAARDAAGKIGTTGRGIGPCYEDKVARVGVRAADLADFKLLQEKIARALEEKNVLFRHLFRCEPMDPAAVFEEIKPFAERIRAYLGDVSTAIQKVKKSGGMVLFEGAQGTHLDIDHGTYPYVTSSSTVTGNAASGSGCSPRELTRIIAIVKAYTTRVGGGPFPSELSDEVGDYLQSQGGEFGATTGRKRRCGWLDAVVLRESVRLNGPTELAITKLDVLSGLSELKICTRYRYGGEEVLYPPQEQNALAHVEPIYETLPGWNEDITKARGYDDLPENARAYLNRVEQLLGVPVGLVSVGPERGQTF from the coding sequence ATGTCGAACATCGTCGTGTTCGGCTCCCAATGGGGAGACGAGGGCAAGGGCAAGATCGTGGACATGCTGGCCGAGAAGGCCGCGGCCATCGTCCGTTTCCAGGGCGGCAACAACGCCGGGCACACCCTGGTGGTGGGCGGCGACAAGTGCATCCTGCACCTCATCCCCTCGGGTATCCTGCACCCCGGCAAGGTCTGCCTCATCGGCAACGGCGTGGTCCTGGACCCGGAAGTCTTCTGTCGTGAGATCGACACCCTGGCGGCCAAGGGCGTGGACGTCACGCCCCGGCGGCTGATGATTTCCAAGAAGACCCACGTGATCATGCCCTATCACCGGCGCATGGACGGCTGCCGCGAGGCGGCCCGCGACGCGGCCGGGAAGATCGGCACCACGGGCCGGGGCATCGGGCCCTGCTACGAGGACAAGGTGGCCCGGGTGGGCGTCCGCGCCGCCGATCTGGCCGACTTCAAGCTGCTCCAGGAGAAGATCGCCCGCGCCCTGGAGGAGAAGAACGTCCTCTTCCGCCACCTCTTCCGTTGCGAGCCCATGGACCCGGCGGCGGTCTTCGAGGAGATCAAGCCTTTCGCCGAGCGCATCCGCGCCTACCTGGGCGACGTCTCCACGGCCATCCAGAAGGTCAAGAAGTCCGGCGGGATGGTTCTTTTCGAGGGAGCCCAGGGAACACACCTGGACATTGACCACGGCACCTATCCCTACGTGACCTCCTCCTCCACGGTCACGGGCAACGCGGCCTCGGGCTCCGGCTGCTCGCCCCGCGAACTCACGCGGATCATCGCCATCGTCAAGGCCTACACCACCCGCGTGGGCGGCGGCCCCTTCCCCTCGGAATTGTCCGACGAGGTGGGCGACTATCTCCAGAGCCAGGGAGGCGAGTTCGGCGCCACCACCGGCCGCAAGCGCCGCTGCGGTTGGTTGGACGCCGTGGTCCTGCGCGAGTCCGTGCGTCTGAACGGCCCCACCGAGCTGGCCATCACCAAGCTCGACGTGCTCTCCGGTCTGTCCGAGCTGAAGATCTGCACCCGTTACCGTTACGGCGGCGAAGAGGTGCTCTACCCGCCCCAGGAACAGAACGCCCTGGCCCACGTGGAGCCGATTTACGAGACCCTGCCGGGCTGGAATGAGGACATCACCAAGGCCCGGGGCTATGACGATTTGCCGGAGAACGCCCGGGCCTATCTGAACCGGGTCGAGCAGCTGCTCGGCGTGCCCGTGGGCCTCGTGTCCGTTGGCCCGGAGCGGGGCCAGACCTTCTAG
- a CDS encoding DNA polymerase III subunit delta', which translates to MDGGSHIPARQEHVRRRLDALAAHPPQSLVLEGGGADERETLALYWAKLLNCPGGACGTCETCRQIDERVFRDLILVDGAFFESEGATHKSHVERVRELRPTWGQPPHGEGRRVTIFPEFQDRNPEIANTLLKTLEEPRPGNVFVLTAPQRERLLPTLVSRSFILTLAWPDDSREDAEASQWADALYGVWETGRGWFGRTMAKGAVDRDLARRVILEVMRGLRRTLTGESASGADRLARRFDASGLRRLGLALGEAQDALEAQANPTLVLDWLATRFTT; encoded by the coding sequence GTGGACGGCGGCTCCCATATCCCGGCTCGCCAGGAACACGTCCGGCGTCGTCTGGACGCCCTGGCGGCCCATCCTCCCCAGAGCCTGGTTCTTGAAGGCGGGGGCGCGGACGAGCGCGAGACGTTGGCCCTCTATTGGGCCAAGCTGCTCAACTGCCCGGGCGGGGCCTGCGGAACCTGCGAGACCTGCCGCCAGATCGACGAGCGGGTCTTCCGCGACCTCATCCTGGTGGACGGCGCTTTCTTCGAGAGCGAGGGAGCGACCCACAAGTCGCATGTGGAGCGGGTCCGTGAACTGCGGCCCACCTGGGGCCAACCGCCGCACGGCGAGGGACGCCGGGTGACGATCTTTCCCGAGTTCCAGGACCGCAACCCCGAGATCGCCAACACCCTGCTGAAGACCCTGGAGGAGCCCCGGCCCGGGAATGTCTTCGTGCTCACCGCGCCGCAGCGCGAACGGCTCCTGCCCACCCTGGTCTCGCGCAGCTTCATCCTGACCTTGGCTTGGCCCGACGATTCCCGCGAAGACGCCGAGGCCTCCCAGTGGGCGGATGCGCTGTACGGAGTCTGGGAGACCGGCCGGGGCTGGTTCGGTCGGACCATGGCCAAAGGCGCGGTGGACCGCGATCTGGCCCGGAGGGTGATCCTGGAAGTCATGCGCGGCCTGCGTCGGACCCTGACCGGTGAGAGCGCGTCGGGGGCCGACCGCTTGGCCCGCCGTTTCGACGCCTCGGGCCTGCGTCGTCTTGGATTGGCCCTGGGAGAAGCCCAGGACGCCCTGGAAGCCCAGGCGAATCCGACCCTGGTGCTGGACTGGCTGGCGACACGCTTCACGACATGA
- a CDS encoding class I adenylate cyclase: MGLDLHSLPGALETLKRLTFPVRSDCLDELTRVAAVLAPALEDASPAPEAVRAAHTVADLLSGCCESLSGSRQAVLASLKGLLLLGRPGWLAASAQVQTWRNPAEMLGGRAESLGAEARFYLLHELLRRHWTLERSVSAWARAVLETLGEAPPRDILKALGVLDRLGDTPAFPLRETLLRGSFRNWLERLLRDPLAGDELAEAARAVRGLGHPDMSRRLARLVATHPERSTAEVMEILSRCLEAGETALSQAVRAVLKVARNGRVAHCMDILIGINWPRTGQALALFCRKDPGLRRAMAARAATLPEAAFENFLEAFKPEVRPAILAETLAFIARADTDFLRACLAVEAGSEGLPEALDRYLERMETRPDAVARASAAQAARESGDPAAPRKGLFSMFLGEKRPELGETLVHARMLKDKNFGGAELTGAVVEERTLQNVVLTGAAFDEVSLIKCRLLGVDFAGARLRKTVFQDCLLSGVRFEGAVLEQCRFSGCVLEGCDFSGAMLEGGGLDGCDLSHCRFGEASLEGCAWNESEGRHLGLAGASLRQAAFTATDLEASDFSLAALESCRFEGVLFTDCLLRDTAVLNCSFVECRTVDCLFPGCRVRESDALEPALLQARADTLRRRLLEAQTIRLELPPEEGTALHGPAVRRWVRQWALGRFERRMLGDNARRQRLALRRMTPGQAEFFRLLPWLLHSRHFETRDAIENVPSCVLAGYRPDLETLRLARKHFAGVTPPETQARPVLLEAVYAMGSLGSIAQTDASDMDIWVCYDPEGVGPAEDARLRRKLEAVAAWAQAGFGAEVHFFLMSLPSVRANDFGFSDSESAGTAQALLLKEEFYRTALRVAGKEPLWWLTPPGADRETWESYGLAASRSPLLGPGRVVDLGRLDAVPPEEFFGASLWQIVKGLHSPYKSVMKLGLLEKYAGRDASGELMLCDQIKDAVTRRSPAWQADPYTVLFRNLRDYYRSLDDQEAVDLLTESFTLKAGIGSFDVSLGFPCVEEERSFLTFLSGKEEISEEAVRGLGQTWSFARSMTAGATLSRFLIKTYERIQERLEQGGERAGARISPEDLTRLGRKIQANFAPRKHKVERVPFLDLSGHLFPEFYFEAEKAPGRRTVWLARGQEAGSGKISSKDMQVLRKDTDPALLLAWLVVNGLYSPSTHVHGERSIAPMSVDDLKKSLQALYEFFPRESTFEVDMEETLRPERVTRAFFILNLAVPQDAQKIVTASVVYATNWGEVFCLTVRNPDQKILKQASSFLRDVLPQPLPQPPEMGLYIPRKSQCPRIRLL, from the coding sequence ATGGGGTTGGATCTGCATTCTTTGCCCGGGGCATTGGAGACCCTGAAGCGGCTGACGTTCCCCGTGCGCTCGGACTGCCTGGACGAACTGACCCGCGTGGCCGCCGTGCTGGCCCCGGCCCTGGAGGACGCCTCCCCGGCGCCGGAGGCGGTGCGCGCGGCGCATACGGTCGCCGATCTTCTCTCCGGCTGCTGCGAAAGCCTTTCGGGCAGCCGACAGGCCGTACTGGCCTCGCTCAAGGGGCTGCTGCTGCTCGGGCGGCCGGGCTGGCTGGCCGCCTCGGCCCAGGTCCAGACTTGGCGCAACCCCGCCGAGATGCTCGGAGGACGGGCCGAGAGCCTGGGGGCGGAAGCGCGTTTCTATCTGCTGCATGAACTCCTGCGTCGCCATTGGACCTTGGAGCGGTCCGTTTCGGCCTGGGCCCGCGCCGTTCTGGAGACCCTCGGTGAAGCGCCGCCACGGGATATTTTGAAGGCCCTCGGCGTACTGGACCGCCTGGGCGACACGCCCGCGTTTCCCCTGCGCGAGACTCTGCTGCGCGGCTCCTTCCGGAACTGGCTGGAGCGCCTGCTGCGCGACCCCCTGGCCGGGGATGAACTGGCCGAGGCGGCGCGGGCCGTGCGCGGACTGGGGCACCCGGACATGAGTCGCCGTTTGGCGCGCCTCGTGGCCACTCATCCGGAGCGGAGCACCGCCGAGGTCATGGAGATTCTTTCGCGGTGTCTGGAGGCGGGCGAGACGGCCCTGTCCCAGGCGGTGCGGGCCGTGCTCAAGGTGGCCCGCAACGGGCGAGTGGCCCACTGCATGGACATTCTCATCGGCATCAACTGGCCCAGGACGGGTCAGGCCCTGGCCTTGTTCTGCCGCAAGGATCCGGGCCTGCGCCGGGCCATGGCCGCTCGGGCCGCCACGCTGCCCGAGGCCGCCTTCGAGAACTTTCTCGAGGCCTTCAAGCCCGAGGTCCGACCTGCGATCCTGGCTGAGACGCTGGCCTTCATCGCCCGGGCGGACACGGATTTCCTGCGCGCCTGCCTGGCCGTGGAAGCCGGGTCGGAAGGGTTGCCCGAGGCCCTGGACCGCTATCTGGAGAGGATGGAGACCCGCCCGGACGCCGTCGCCCGGGCCTCGGCCGCCCAGGCCGCCCGGGAATCCGGCGATCCGGCCGCACCCAGGAAGGGCTTGTTCTCCATGTTCCTGGGCGAGAAACGCCCTGAGCTGGGGGAGACCCTGGTCCACGCCCGCATGCTCAAGGACAAGAATTTCGGCGGCGCGGAACTGACGGGCGCGGTGGTCGAGGAGCGCACCCTGCAGAACGTGGTTCTCACTGGAGCGGCCTTCGACGAGGTTTCCCTGATCAAGTGCCGCCTCCTGGGCGTCGATTTCGCCGGAGCGAGGCTGCGCAAGACCGTTTTCCAGGACTGCCTGCTCTCCGGCGTGCGTTTCGAAGGGGCGGTGCTGGAACAGTGCCGCTTCAGCGGCTGCGTGCTGGAGGGCTGCGATTTCTCCGGGGCCATGTTGGAAGGCGGCGGCCTGGACGGCTGCGACCTGTCCCACTGCCGTTTCGGCGAGGCGTCCCTGGAGGGCTGTGCCTGGAACGAGAGCGAGGGCCGTCACCTCGGTCTGGCCGGAGCCTCGCTCCGGCAGGCGGCCTTCACGGCCACGGACCTGGAGGCCTCGGACTTCTCCCTGGCCGCGCTGGAGTCCTGCCGCTTCGAAGGGGTGCTGTTCACCGACTGCCTGCTGCGCGATACGGCGGTCTTGAACTGCTCCTTCGTGGAATGCCGCACTGTGGACTGCCTCTTCCCGGGCTGTCGGGTGCGCGAGAGCGACGCCCTGGAGCCCGCTCTGCTCCAGGCCCGGGCCGACACCCTGCGGCGGAGGTTGCTGGAGGCCCAGACGATCCGGTTGGAGTTGCCGCCGGAGGAGGGGACAGCGCTGCATGGACCGGCCGTGCGCCGCTGGGTGCGCCAGTGGGCCCTGGGGCGTTTCGAGCGCCGCATGCTCGGGGACAACGCCCGACGCCAGCGTCTGGCGTTGCGGCGCATGACCCCCGGCCAGGCGGAGTTTTTCCGGCTCCTGCCCTGGCTGCTGCATTCCCGCCACTTCGAGACCCGCGACGCCATCGAGAACGTCCCTTCCTGCGTCCTGGCCGGATACCGCCCGGACCTGGAGACCTTGCGGCTGGCTCGCAAGCATTTCGCCGGGGTGACGCCGCCCGAGACCCAGGCCCGGCCCGTACTGCTGGAGGCGGTCTACGCCATGGGCAGCCTGGGGAGCATCGCTCAGACCGACGCCTCGGACATGGACATCTGGGTCTGCTACGACCCGGAGGGCGTGGGCCCGGCCGAGGACGCCCGCCTGCGGCGCAAGCTGGAGGCCGTGGCCGCCTGGGCCCAGGCCGGGTTCGGGGCCGAGGTCCATTTCTTCCTCATGAGCCTGCCCTCCGTGCGGGCCAACGATTTCGGCTTCAGCGACAGCGAAAGCGCGGGAACGGCCCAGGCCCTGTTGCTCAAGGAGGAGTTCTACCGCACGGCCCTGCGGGTGGCGGGCAAGGAGCCGCTCTGGTGGCTGACCCCGCCCGGCGCGGATCGTGAAACATGGGAATCATACGGTCTGGCCGCGTCCCGGTCGCCGCTGCTGGGGCCTGGTCGAGTGGTGGACCTGGGCCGCCTGGACGCGGTGCCGCCGGAGGAGTTCTTCGGGGCGTCCCTCTGGCAGATCGTCAAGGGCCTGCACAGCCCGTACAAGTCGGTGATGAAGCTCGGCCTGCTGGAGAAGTACGCCGGACGGGACGCCTCCGGCGAACTCATGCTCTGCGACCAGATCAAGGACGCCGTGACCCGGCGTTCCCCCGCCTGGCAGGCCGACCCCTACACCGTGCTCTTCCGCAACCTGCGGGATTACTATCGCTCCCTGGACGACCAGGAGGCCGTGGACCTGCTCACCGAGTCCTTCACCCTCAAGGCGGGCATCGGTTCCTTCGACGTCTCCCTGGGCTTCCCTTGCGTGGAGGAGGAGCGGAGCTTCCTGACCTTCCTGAGCGGGAAGGAGGAAATCAGCGAGGAGGCCGTGCGCGGACTGGGCCAGACCTGGAGCTTCGCCCGCTCCATGACCGCCGGGGCCACGCTGAGCCGCTTCCTCATCAAGACCTACGAGCGCATCCAGGAGCGGCTGGAGCAGGGCGGGGAGAGGGCCGGCGCGCGCATCTCTCCCGAGGATCTGACCCGGCTGGGACGGAAGATCCAGGCCAACTTCGCTCCGCGCAAGCACAAGGTCGAGCGGGTGCCGTTCCTGGACTTGAGCGGCCATTTGTTCCCGGAGTTCTATTTCGAGGCCGAAAAGGCCCCCGGACGCCGCACCGTCTGGCTGGCCCGCGGCCAGGAGGCCGGGAGCGGCAAAATCTCCAGCAAGGACATGCAGGTGCTGCGCAAGGACACCGACCCGGCCCTGCTCCTGGCCTGGCTGGTGGTCAACGGCCTCTATTCCCCGTCCACGCACGTGCATGGGGAGCGCAGCATCGCGCCCATGTCCGTTGATGATCTGAAGAAGTCGCTCCAGGCTCTGTACGAGTTCTTCCCCCGTGAAAGCACCTTCGAGGTGGACATGGAGGAGACCCTCCGGCCGGAGCGCGTGACCCGGGCCTTCTTCATCCTCAACCTGGCCGTGCCCCAGGATGCCCAGAAGATCGTCACCGCCTCGGTGGTCTACGCCACCAACTGGGGCGAGGTCTTCTGCCTCACCGTCCGCAATCCCGACCAGAAGATACTGAAGCAGGCCTCGTCCTTCCTGCGCGACGTGCTGCCCCAGCCCCTGCCCCAGCCGCCGGAGATGGGCCTGTACATTCCCCGCAAGTCCCAGTGTCCGCGCATC